One window from the genome of Sesamum indicum cultivar Zhongzhi No. 13 linkage group LG15, S_indicum_v1.0, whole genome shotgun sequence encodes:
- the LOC105177947 gene encoding ubiquitin receptor RAD23c: MRIFVKTLKGTHFEIEVKPEDTVADVKKNIETVQGADVYPASQQMLIHQGKVLKDATTLEENKVAEKSFVVVMLTKNKASSSGAATASAAPSSKTQSVSDTPSPTQPVSAAPTPAPVAAPPQSAPESAPVPAPTPASSTDVYGQAASNLVAGSNLETTVQQILDMGGGSWDRETVIRALRAAYNNPERAVEYLYTGIPEQAEVAHAAQPPAGGQPVTNPSQGTQPAVPSGGPNANPLDLFPQGLPNMGSNASAGTLDFLRNSQQFQALRAMVQANPQILQPMLQELGKQNPQLVRLIQEHQADFLRLINEPVEGEGNILGQLAEAMPQAVTVTPEEREAIERLEAMGFDRALVLEVFFACNKNEELAANYLLDHMHEFDD; the protein is encoded by the exons ATGAGGATTTTTGTGAAGACTCTGAAAGGCACCCACTTCGAGATCGAAGTGAAACCCGAAGATACC gtggcagatgtgaagaagaatattGAAACGGTTCAGGGTGCTGATGTCTACCCTGCTAGCCAACAGATGCTTATCCATCAAGGAAAAGTTCTTAAGGATGCTACCACATTGGAGGAGAACAAAGTTGCAGAAAAAAGTTTTGTTGTGGTTATGTTGACAAAG AACAAGGCCTCATCAAGTGGAGCTGCAACTGCATCAGCTGCCCCATCGAGTAAG ACCCAATCTGTGAGTGATACACCTTCACCAACACAGCCAGTATCAGCAGCTCCAACACCTGCACCAGTTGCTGCACC TCCACAATCAGCCCCTGAATCTGCTCCAGTTCCTGCTCCTACCCCTGCTTC cTCGACAGATGTGTACGGTCAAGCAGCATCGAATCTTGTTGCTGGAAGTAACTTGGAGACCACTGTTCAGCAGATTCTGGATATGGGAGGAGGAAGTTGGGATCGAGAAACAGTTATTCGCGCTCTGCGGGCTGCATATAATAATCCTGAGAGAGCGGTTGAATACCTCTATACT GGTATTCCAGAGCAAGCAGAAGTGGCCCATGCCGCTCAACCTCCCGCTGGTGGACAGCCTGTGACGAATCCATCTCAGGGTACACAGCCGGCAGTACCTTCCGGTGGACCCAATGCTAATCCTTTAGATCTTTTTCCACAG GGTCTCCCAAACATGGGTTCCAATGCAAGTGCCGGCACCTTAGATTTTCTTCGCAATAGTCAGCAG TTTCAAGCTCTGCGAGCCATGGTGCAAGCAAATCCTCAAATCTTGCAG CCTATGCTTCAAGAACTGGGAAAGCAAAATCCACAACTAGTACGGCTGATTCAAGAGCATCAGGCTGATTTCCTACGCCTAATAAATGAACCTGTTGAGGGGGAGGG GAACATATTAGGGCAACTCGCCGAAGCAATGCCACAGGCTGTGACGGTTACACCAGAAGAGCGAGAAGCAATTGAGCGT CTTGAAGCAATGGGTTTCGATCGAGCTCTAGTGTTGGAAGTATTCTTTGCATGCAACAAGAATGAGGAGCTTGCTGCCAACTACTTATTGGATCATATGCACGAGTTTGACGACTGA
- the LOC105178349 gene encoding probable dolichyl pyrophosphate Man9GlcNAc2 alpha-1,3-glucosyltransferase has translation MNDCPSEKNHTLLNPKTLLRVTNAVHQTNTAAGPESDPNTNIWSFITTRSTSSWFLCISLFAVLIRLAVALHPYSGAHTPPMFGDYEAQRHWMEITVNLPVKDWYRNSTVNDLGYWGLDYPPLTAYQSYFHGILLEFFDPASVALFTSRGYESYIGKLLMRWTVLMSDLMIFFPAVLYFITVYYSGKTTGDRSNMAWHTLMILLNPCIILIDHGHFQYNCISLGLTLAAIAAILSDRNLVGSMLFCLALNHKQMSAYYAPAFFGYLLGKSVRRKNPILEILKLGFVVLCTFALVWWPYLHSMDASLEVLSRLAPFERGIYEDYVANFWCATSVVVKWKRLFSTQLLKLLSLTATVSACIPSMIQLIWSPTKRGFLQGLLNCSLSFYLFSFQVHEKSILLPLLPASFLALEEPFIFRWLMYNALLSMFPLLRRDGLVLPYAALYGLFILLYHAPGVRKDARKPDFYSSVLESSAFACSLFLHIIYLTITPPDKYPFLFEAVIMIFCFSQFVLSSIYLNTKQWALSKSSTQVDARKKSL, from the exons aTGAATGATTGTCCATCGGAGAAAAA TCACACTTTGCTCAACCCCAAAACCTTGCTGCGAGTAACAAATGCGGTCCACCAAACAAATACTGCAGCAGGACCCGAATCCGATCCAAACACCAACATTTGGTCATTCATCACAACAAGAAGCACATCATCATGGTTCCTCTGCATCAGCCTCTTCGCCGTTTTGATTCGCCTAGCCGTCGCGCTCCACCCCTATTCCGGCGCCCACACACCGCCTATGTTCGGAGATTACGAGGCGCAGCGCCATTGGATGGAGATCACTGTCAATCTTCCGGTGAAGGATTGGTATCGTAACAGTACCGTTAATGATCTCGGCTATTGGGGACTCGATTACCCTCCTCTAACTGCATACCAGAGTTATTTCCATGGAATTTTGTTGGAATTCTTCGATCCTGCGTCGGTTGCGCTATTCACTTCTCGTGGATATGAGTCCTACATTGG GAAGCTGTTGATGAGGTGGACGGTTTTGATGTCTGATTTGATGATATTCTTTCCTGCAGTGCTTTATTTCATAACTGTGTATTACTCTGGGAAAACCACTGGGGATAGGAGCAATATGGCCTGGCATACTCTGATGATTTTGTTGAACCCTTGTATCATTTTGATTGATCATGGCCATTTTCAG TACAATTGTATTAGCTTGGGGCTAACCCTTGCGGCTATTGCTGCGATTTTATCGGATAGAAACCTTGTTGGGTCCATGCTGTTCTGCCTTGCTCTCAACCACAAACAG ATGAGTGCATATTATGCACCTGCCTTTTTTGGCTATCTCTTGGGGAAGTCTGTCCGGCGTAAGAATCCAATCCTTGAGATCTTAAAACTTGGTTTCGTGGTGTTGTGTACATTTGCCCTGGTTTGGTGGCCATATCTTCATTCCATGGATGCATCTCTGGAG GTTCTTTCTCGCTTAGCCCCCTTTGAGAGAGGTATATATGAGGATTACGTGGCAAATTTTTGGTGCGCCACTTCAGTTGTCGTGAAATGGAAGAGATTGTTCAGCACACAATTACTGAAACTTCTTAGTCTTACCGCAACCGTTTCAGCTTGTATCCCATCTATGATTCAGCTTATATGGTCACCAACCAAACGTGGTTTTCTGCAAGGATTGCTCAACTGCTCTTTATCATTCTACCTATTCTCATTCCAAG TACATGAGAAATCAATCCTCCTTCCCCTTCTGCCAGCAAGCTTCTTGGCTTTGGAAGAACCATTTATCTTCAGGTGGTTGATGTATAATGCTTTGCTCTCGATGTTCCCTCTCTTAAGGCGCGATGGATTGGTACTTCCATATGCTGCTCTATATGGGCTTTTCATCCTTCTCTACCATGCGCCTGGTGTAAGAAAGGATGCAAGAAAGCCTGATTTCTATTCGTCCGTTTTAGAATCTTCTGCCTTTGCCTGTTCTCTTTTCCTTCATATCATCTACCTAACTATTACCCCTCCAGATAAATATCCTTTCCTCTTTGAAGCAGTAATTATGATTTTCTGTTTCTCTCAGTTTGTTTTGAGTTCAATATATCTAAATACAAAACAGTGGGCACTATCTAAATCTTCCACTCAAGTGGATGCCAGAAAGAAGAGCCTCTGA